One genomic segment of Microtus ochrogaster isolate Prairie Vole_2 linkage group LG8, MicOch1.0, whole genome shotgun sequence includes these proteins:
- the Spata2 gene encoding spermatogenesis-associated protein 2: protein MDTKYKDDLFRKYVQFHEGKVDTTPSKQQPGSDEYLRVAAATLLSLHKVDPLHRFRLIRFYEVAESSLRSLSSSSLSALHCAFSMLETMAINLFLFPWKKEFRSIKTYTGPFVYYVKSTLLEEDIRAILRFMGYEPELGTAYKLRELVESLQVKMVSFELFLAKVECEQMLGIYSQVKDKGYSELDVVTERKSSTEDAHGCSDALRRRADSREHLTTSMARVALQKSASERAAKDYYKPRVTKPSRSVDAYDSYWESRKLPSKASLSLRKEPLAMDVGDDLKDEIIRPSPSLLTMSSSPHGSPDDLPSISPTNGLGLLRSPYFSTQDDVDLYTDSEPRATYRRQDALRPDVWLLKNDAHPIYHKRSPPTKESALSKCQNCGLSCSSALCQRCDSLLASKPSAFPSKASGHDSLVHGASMREKYVGQTQGLDRLPPVHSKPKPSTTATSRCGFCNRVGATNTCTQCSKVSCDACLGAYHYDPCCRKSELHKFMPNNQLNYKSTQFSHLVYR, encoded by the exons ATGGATACAAAGTACAAGGATGATTTATTTCGGAAGTACGTGCAGTTCCATGAGGGCAAAGTGGACACCACccccagcaagcagcagcctGGCAGCGATGAGTACCTACGAGTGGCAGCCGCCACCCTGCTCAGCCTGCACAAGGTGGACCCCTTGCACCGATTTCGGCTGATCCGGTTTTATGAAGTGGCAGAGAGCTCCCTGCGCTCACTGAGCAGCTCCAGCCTGAGTGCTCTGCACTGCGCCTTCAGCATGCTAGAGACGATGGCCATCAACCTCTTCCTGTTCCCCTGGAAGAAGGAATTCCGCAGCATCAAG ACCTACACAGGCCCTTTTGTTTACTATGTCAAGTCCACTTTGCTGGAGGAGGACATCCGAGCCATTCTGAGGTTCATGGGCTACGAGCCTGAGTTGGGAACTGCATACAAACTCAGGGAGCTTGTGGAGTCCCTCCAGGTGAAGATGGTCTCCTTTGAGCTCTTCCTGGCCAAGGTCGAGTGTGAGCAGATGCTGGGGATCTACTCGCAGGTGAAGGACAAGGGCTACTcagagctggatgtggtgactGAACGCAAGAGCAGCACAGAGGATGCGCACGGGTGCTCAGATGCTCTGCGGCGACGGGCTGACAGCAGGGAACACCTGACCACATCCATGGCTCGTGTGGCACTTCAGAAGTCAGCCAGTGAGCGGGCAGCCAAGGACTACTACAAGCCTCGAGTGACCAAACCTTCCAGGTCAGTGGATGCCTATGACAGCTACTGGGAGAGCCGGAAGCTCCCCTCAAAGGCCTCACTGAGTCTGCGAAAGGAGCCCCTGGCCATGGATGTAGGGGATGACCTGAAGGATGAGATCATCCGCCCATCCCCCTCCTTGCTGACCATGTCCAGCTCCCCCCATGGCAGCCCTGATGACCTTCCGTCCATCTCCCCCACCAACGGACTTGGCCTGCTGCGCAGTCCGTACTTTTCCACTCAGGATGACGTGGACCTGTATACGGActcagaacccagggccacctatCGGAGGCAGGATGCTCTGCGGCCGGATGTATGGCTGCTCAAAAATGATGCCCACCCCATCTACCACAAGCGTTCACCCCCCACCAAAGAGTCTGCCCTATCCAAGTGCCAAAACTGTGGCCTGTCctgcagctctgccctctgccagCGCTGTGACAGTCTACTGGCCTCCAAGCCCAGCGCCTTTCCCAGCAAGGCATCTGGTCACGACAGCCTGGTCCATGGGGCATCTATGCGGGAGAAGTATGTGGGTCAGACTCAGGGCCTTGACCGGCTGCCACCTGTCCACTCAAAGCCCAAGCCCTCCACCACAGCCACCTCCCGCTGTGGCTTTTGTAACCGTGTGGGTGCCACCAATACCTGCACCCAGTGTTCAAAAGTCTCCT